TCTTCTTTGGTGGGGCACCTGCTGGACTGGCAGGTGCCTTTGGTTTATCTTCTGGCTTTTTATCCATAGCTATTCATGCTTTTCATCGCAATACATACAGCGATAAGTCTCCGCCTTTTCGTCAGAAAGATAAAAGACATTGGGAAGTTCTTGTTCAATCGAAGTGATGCACCTTGGATTTTTACATTGAATGACATTGGTGATCTTTCTTGGCAATTTCAGCCTTTGCTTTTCGACAATCTTATTTTCGTGGATGATATTGACGGTGATGTTGTGGTCAATATAGCCAAGAATTTCAAGGTCAAGGGTCTCTAGGATATTGCCACCTTCAATCTTGATAATATCTTTTTTGCCCATTTTACTGCTTCTTGCATTTTTAATAATGGCCACTTGGCAGTCGAGCCGATCAAGCCCGAGGTGATAATAGATGTCAAGGCTCTTTCCTGCCTGAATGTGGTCGAGAACAATTCCCTCATTGAGTCCGCTAATATTTAACATGGTGTCACCCCCAATAAATTCATAATTAATGCCATTCGAACATATACACCGTATTGTGCTTGCTTAAAGTAGGCCGCTCTTGGGTCATTATCGACTTCTACGCTAATTTCATTGACACGTGGAAGTGGATGGAGAATATACATATTTTCCTTGG
This region of Lachnospiraceae bacterium oral taxon 096 genomic DNA includes:
- a CDS encoding aspartate carbamoyltransferase regulatory subunit → MLNISGLNEGIVLDHIQAGKSLDIYYHLGLDRLDCQVAIIKNARSSKMGKKDIIKIEGGNILETLDLEILGYIDHNITVNIIHENKIVEKQRLKLPRKITNVIQCKNPRCITSIEQELPNVFYLSDEKAETYRCMYCDEKHE